The window AGTATTGTACCCAATGTCTCCAACGAGGTATTTTCTTCCAGTTCTGATGTAACGCTAATAATTTGGCATCTTCCATGCTTGATTTTGGACATCCTCCTATTCCTGAAATGTGTCAGCTGTGGACTCCATTTTCACTCCCGCCGGCAGAGTTTTTGCTCGGCTTTCGGCAATAGCTCAGCTTTAATCGTGCggcctttttgtctttttcgcTGTGGGGGTGCTCTGCTGCCCTCACAGCACTTGAAAATTATTGACAATGAACCACCCACACATTTGCTTAAGTCTGAGTCAGGTTGTGTCCATTCAGCTCCTCTGTTGCTTGGTGCACCAGTACTCTGGGTGGATGTTTTTGATATCATATTCTAATGGCAAAAAATGATGATCATACTTGAATTAGCTACTctgttatattttttattcttattttattgtGCCTTCATATATATTTGTCCCCCTGTATTccattttatgaaaatgttcttttcttcctttATGTATGAAACCTGAAGCAAACATACGAGCTGCAATCTACAGTAAATCCCAGACCCGGTTTTACCTACAACCAAGCTCACTTCCAACCGGCCCAACATGCCGTTATGATGCGTCAAAAGTCCATTGGTAAGACCAAATGTCAAAAGGGAGATTTTTAAGTTTCCAAGTCCCTCAAAAGTGAAAAATGCTAAAGGTGCTCTGAAGTGTGTCTGAAAggtacattttgtgtgtgtgggcatATTTGCTACCTATGTGACAAATTATGCAGGGACTGATCCCAACAAAGGCAGTCAAATATCGTTACCGACTTGAAAGTGTTTTAGCTACGGtaaagaaaaaatggaaataatgaaaaacagtTTAACACGCCACAGTTGTGTACCACCatgtctttgcacattttcagcaattaccTTCAATCGTGTATAATCCATTTAAAAGCATATCTTTGAATTAACTTCACGGGGTCAAtaattccatttgttttttttttgtttttttactgccTGTGTTGTTTTACCAAGGTATAACTGAAGAGGAGAGGCAGTACCTCCATCCACCAGCTATGAAGTTGGCTCGTAGCCTGTCAGTGCCAGGACCGGAAGAAATCCCCCCACCACCAAACACATCAGCACCTGAGCCACCATTATCTGCAGGCCCTCATCTTGGGAGAGGGCCCGCAATGCCCATACCCCCAGTATCTCAAGACCACTTCCAGCTCCAGTCGCAGTTAGGTCATCCTAATCAATCAGGCTGGGAAAGAGGAGGCGGGGTGAACCAGCAGATTATGGTCTCCACTCTCCGCAGACAATCAGAAGGACTGTGCGCCAGGGAGCAGGACGCACCTAGGCGAGGCGGTGGCAAGATGGGAGGGTTGAGAAGGGGCTACAGCAGCGCTACACCACCAACAAGCGCTAAGCCTAAAACGCAGCAAAATGCGCCACATCATTCGCAGGTAGCCACTCGGGAGCAAAGTGGAGGGACTGGCAGGGGGGGAGCCCGGAGGGGAGGTCGCGGCGCTCTGACTAAACAGTCTAAAGTTGACGATGGACTGCGACAACATCGTGGTAAAGGTGGCGCAACCAAAGAGAAGACCTCAATCCCTATCCCAACCATCATCATCAAAGCGCCCTCCACCAGCAGCAGTGGCCGAAGCAGCCAGGGTAGTAGCATGGAGGCCGAAGTCCCACAGGATGCAGAGGAACACAACTCTGCTCAACCATCTCTGGAAAGCCCCAACTCCACTCTACCTTCACCTCTCACGTCAACGCCTCCCCATCTCCCGACATCTACATCCTTGCCCCAATCAACTGCCGCTCCTCTGGTTTCTATgaagcaaaatgtggaaaatgtagaCTACTCTTCGACATTTGGTATGACCTTTGGAGGTGGAGGGGCACGCAGGGAGAGGGAACGTTTCCGTGACATGAGAAGAAAGAgcgcttctttctttctctcatcTGAGGAGGACATCCAGGGAGAGGCGGGAGGGGGACTAGGGGAGGGTGGGGAAGCACTAAATGCAAGGATTCAGCCATTACAGAGCTCGCAAATGGAAATACCAACTCCTCGACTGCGGCCCTCCAAGTCCATTGATGAGGGAATGTTTTCTGGAGACAATTATGTCCACTACTCCAGCAGCATGCCTCCAGCCTTTGGCCTGCCTGAGTATTCCTCTCCTGTCCCCAGTCAAGATGGTCAACCCAAGTCGGCGCCGTCAGTGTTTGGCTCCCAGCCAGCTACTACTTTTATCCACCCACTCACTGGGAAGGTTCTAGATCCCTCGTCTCCACTTGGACTCGCACTCGCTGCAAGGGAGAGAGCCCTCAAAGATGACCGCAGAACTCGACGAGAAGAGAGACACTTTGGTCGACAGCTGTCTACAGCAGGAGCATTTACCACCCCCACCCAGACACCAACACCCTCGCTTTTTGCAAGCCCAACACAATCTACGTACACGTCACCAGTTTCCCTTCACCTGACCTCCCCCACCACGACCACCTCGCCCGCATCTCAGAGTCGCCCTCAGTCACCAAGGATCTTGCGTatggggggtggaggggagaAGATGGAGCGAGACAAGGATATAGGGCATAGAGAAGGTCTGAGAGTTCGTTTCTCGGAGGACAGGAACAGCCAATTTTCAAGCCAGTCTAGCTCTCAAAACCCCAGGGAGAGACAAAAGGAGGCTCATGACCACAGACCGGGTCCCCATGTACAGCCTCCACCACCCCCTGCTCAGCCTGCCCCTTGTAGGCCTTCCTTTCTGCAGATGGAAAGCATTCCTAACACCAGCTACATCCCTCAGTACAATGTCCCCACAGCACCTGATGCGATGGGAGAAGCAGAAGCAGAAAATCTGGGAATGATGGTTCTGCCTCCACCAGCTCCCTCAATAGACATAGATGAAGAGTTTGTCTTTGCAGACCCTCTGCCACCGCCGTTACAGTTCGCCAACGGCAAGAATGAAAGAGTGAAGGACTATCACCAGCACTACCAACATGCCAATCAACGATCATCTGCTCCACTGCCGCCTCCTCTACCATCTCCCAAGAATCCGAGCGTTCCTCAGACCTCTTCACAGGGCGGCGATTCTGCTGCCTCTAGCCTTACCTCCTACGACAGTGAAGTGGCGACACTGACCCAGTCCGCTCTTTCACCATCCTTACCATCCCCTGCTCTCCCTGCCACCAACCTACACAGACCCGAGCCGATATCACATTCCCAGCCATATTACGCCAACGACCCATTGGTGGGGCGTGACGCCACTGCTCACGACAGAGGCACAGCCGCCCTCAGCACCACGATGACGTATGCCACCACTACTATGACAGCTAGCGCGGCCGCCACAACCACCACGACCTCTACAGCGTCAGACTACAGCACAACTGTGGGAGGACCCAAAGCCGGCTTCAGCACAGGAGGCAGAGCTGCTAACCACATTCACCACCCCACTAATGTACCCAAGAGTGGAGAATGGCAAGATCCGGTGGTAGATTCTGGGATTGAGGAGCTGGACAGCCACAGCAGCAGTGACCATCATATCGAAATGTTGGGATTGACTGGTCCAAGAGGGGAGAGGAGTGGCATCGGGGGAAATGGAGCTTGCGGTGAAGGCCGAAAAGTGGGTGCACCTCAGGATCCTTCTTCAGCTTACACGGGTGCGCAAATGTTTGAAGTACAGAACACCAAATTGGCAAACCCTGCTTTTCCAAAGATGACTCATTAtaaggagggaggggggagggtgCTGCCTGTTGCACTCCGAAGGCAAAACAGCACCAACCCTGCACCTCTGCAATTGCACAGACAAAACATCCCAGACAATATCAGGATCGATGTAGCCCTGCCCGACGAAAGGAGACTTGTGCAAAATAGACCTAAAATGGAGGACGACTTTAGCGCTACATTGGCAGCCTGCTTAGACAGGCCCATTGATACTCGCTCGACAGGCTGGGGGGAGGTCAGGGAACACGAGCAGCTCCAGAGAGCCGACGTGGTTCTGGATGCACGCAGGCTGCACTCGCCTCTCTCGGGTGTGAAGGCCAGCATCATCAATGAGCTGAGTTCCAAGCTTCACCAGATGAGTAACATGAGGAGCATGGACGACTGGGTCCACACCCCAAAATCACCCACCATAGACAGGTTGGTTGTTCTCAATATTaagatatgcatttttcatgagGCTTATACCAGGAGTAATGGATTTCCCACTCATTTCAAAGATGTAAGATGATTTGATTTAGGAGTGTTTTGAGTTTCAGAAACGTAAACGTATCTCAAGCCACCACTACATAGACCATCTTTGGTGTCTAACCTTTGCGCCTCAGAGGTATAAAACTGAAAGATTGGAATCACGTGTTTATgcttcacatttcattttttgtctttcaggTATTCCGCAGATTTTTCAGACGCATTTCACAGCCCCCCAACTGGCCGCTCCACTTCTCCCTTGCCCACCTCATCCCCTCAACACCATCAAGTACTCCCATCGAATCTGTCTGCCAAGCCCTCCGTATCCCCTTCCCCGCAGGTACCAGGACAACGCAACTGGACCCGTTCCCCCTCTCCGCAGATGCCACCTTCCCCGGTCCACTCTCACCCTCCCCACTCGCCAACCTACTGCCCGTACCCGACGTCGCCGAAGCATCGGTCCAAGATGCGGCGGCAGACTTTCGATTTCCAGTGCAGTCCCACTAAGGAGATGCGATCCTCCGTTTCCCGACGCCGCGCCCCCAGCCCTCTCATCTATAACAGCGAGCAGCCCAACCCCGCCCCGCCGCGACCATCTTCCCTGCCAATTCTTCCCAGTACACCAGTCTACAGTAACCCCTTTGAATTCCCAGGCCCCCTCACCCCTCCTTCTCCCGGCCTCCCCTTAGGAGACGCCTACACGGCCGCAACACCGCCGCTTTTCTCCCCGTCTGGTGTGCCGAGTCCGAACCCGCTGCTCGTATCCCGCTCTCTGTCCCCCACCCATTATCTCTCCGGAGCCTCCTCCCCGTTGCATTTGCCCCCAAGCCCTTCCTGCCTCAACTACCCCCACCTTACCCCACCTCCGCCGGCCAAACCCTTCGCTATCAAGCCACTGCCCTACTGGACCAAGTACGACGTGGCCGACTGGTTGGCTTACCTGAACCTGGCCGAACACATAGAGCGCTTTATCGACAATGAAATAGACGGATCTCATTTACCTTCGCTTACCAAGGATGACTTCTCGGACCTGGGGGTAACTCGCGTGGGGCATCGAATGAACATCGAGAGGGCGCTGAAGAAACTCACTGACAGGTGAGAGAAGACTTTCAAGCAGGAGGGTCAGAGATCAAAAAAGGAAGGGGAATATAATTCTAGAAAAGCTGGATCCCTACTTTTCTCTAGCATATGATTACAATTTGTCAATTGAAGTTATCTTCCCTCAGTCCTCGCCCCTTAAGAGTGACCGCTTTTCTTTCCCTTCCCTGTTGATTTATCCTGCTTTTCTCTCCAGGCCTTTGCATGCTACAACTTCCCCCAGAGAGACAGATTGAGAGTATTGTGGTGATTTGaacgatgacaaaaaaaaatgagagagaaacgCATGACTTGACAAAAGGAACATTAACAGAAGATGTGGAAGAGGAGAACAGTGGACTTCAGCACCCTTTTGTCAGGCTGGTGATGTTGGAATCTGATTTGTATATTAATTAACGCACTGGTTCAAACCACagtgatgaaatgaaatatacagTGAAACCCCGTTTATCGCAGGGGACACGTTCCAGAACCGTCCGCGATTTCAAGAGACTGTAGAAATTTTTACAAATCTTGTTTTATCCCTTCTTTGTGGTTAAAACActttaagtaccgtaattcacAGTCTACAGACGGctcctgtttataagcctcacccagtgcatttgtaaaggaaatagcatttggtacatacataagccacagcCGTGGAAAAGCTGCAAGCGCCCACACTGAAACACTAGATTATTTAcaaagacgctacacagagagtttaattcTAGTgctgccgcgctaatgctagcgccgccgcgcacGCTAATGCGaccgccgccacgctaacagggccggttaaaaaaaaaaaccacactggtaaaaatcactgagatgcggcaatAACACGCTAGTGCAATGCTAAAAGGGcatgaccggtaaaagtcacttccttgacacatatattccatggGTCTCACATCACTTTTACTGCGATATAGTGGGGGattcactgtatatcacaaaAGACAAACTTTCTTAACAGGGAGTGGAACACGCGCACGCGCTAGGCCAGCTGGATTCTCGCACCATCTGCCGCCGACGCTGAGTAAACACCAGTCTGACTTTataaaagtgcttaaaaggTAAACACCACTAAAACGTTGCCAGAAACACAAGGACCTCATTGTGACGTCACTTTGTTGCATCACATGACCAAAGTCAGATGACGACAagaggagaattttttttctttttttgtagattATGAAGATATTAGAATAATAGTATTTGTTATCCTTTTGCCATACCCCCCTCTGAAAAATCCATTAAGCTTTGTATGTGTGTTACTTGGAAGCACTCAATATATTAATACATACTAAACAGGATTCACTATTAGCcatttttaggtttttattAGGAGCAAACTCATTTTCAAATCACTCCAAGTAGTCATGCTAGGGGGGGATACGTGGATATGTGGAAGAAAAGATGCTTTCATTTATTCAGTGGCAAGGAGTGTTAGGGCCACGCTGAAGAGTTATGAGAAAAGTTGTCATGTAATGAGAATGAAGTCATTATGTCgggagaggaaagaaaaaagtcGGAACATTAACGAGAAACACGTCAGACGTTTTAACGACTGAACGCGAAAATTCCCACACTGACGCAACAGCCGCTGCCTGCTATATATTTAGTGAGTAATGTGACTTTAATGTTCATAATAGTATGagttttctcatatttttaattgtactgtattattgTAATAGGTTTTCCCctcattttgtaatgtttcaACTTTATGAAGATATTGCAATGTTTTTCCTGCAATATTTTGACATTATCTTTAGATACTTAGCTtaatctcaaaatattaaaacattctCGAAATAATGCAGTCTTCCGTTTGACTATAATATTTTAGCTAATATCAGAAGAGAAACGTTAAAACATTACCaacatttgattttgttgaATACTCTGACTTTATTCTCACACTATTTCGACTCGTTGTactggtatatattttttcagtgtAGCCCTAATACTCCATAGGTTCTATTCACAattctgttgttttattttcacgtttttctttttcgtGACACTTTTGAGAgagtgcaaaaacattttcgtAAGTCTTTTACTGGTGCCATAACAGACGTCAAGGGGGGGTGGATTCATCAGCCATAATGTTAAACTGTAGGTGCCATGATCACAAAAGGGCTTTTTACTGGTTCACCTCCTGACCTTTGACCTCTTTTCAATCCGTATGTCTGCTTTTGTGCGAGTCGACGGCTTCAtatcaatgttttatttttttgctgctaCTTATCGACAATCTTGTTCCGCGAAATCTGGCCGCTTTACGAAAATTTGTCCCGAGAAAATGTGAAGTCGTAGAGAGTAGCCTATGTCAGCGGTTCTCAATTTGGGGTCCCCGAGGTTCATCTTGGGATACAGCAAATCATAGTGTGGGTATTAAAAGTCTACAcccccctgttcaaatgcaagGTTTTATACCAATAATGTGTCCTTTAATCTGTATAAGTAAGCCGGGAGGTCTTTTTAATATCATAATGACTTAATGATTATGAGGGGTCCATGGAAAAATGTCTCCCTGACGCCCCAAAGTTTGATATGTTACGACTTCACCTTGGAATTTAAAGTTAGAGTCACCATTTTGAAGAATCTCTGTCTTCCGAATAGCGTGGTCGCGTGTAGTTCTCTGTGGAGATTTGTGTCGAAGCTTTCTATTCTACCGCTcactccccccaacccccccgtgATGACCTTAGTGAAGCTGACACGTTATTTAACGCATATTCTCGCCATGTGAGTAACAAAACCATGACTCATGTATTCTTTCACGCTGAGTCGCCTCAGTGCTATCGTGCGACGGACGTGAAAAGGACTTGAGCCGTTAGTGTAGGAAGCACTGCATACTACATGATTTATAAAGTATTTTAGGTCTAGTGAAATGTATAATGAATATGACCACCTACAATGAGTGTAAGTACAGTATGCAGAGTTTAACAAAGTATATTATGAAtataaagttttgttttaaatgcgaTAGAAGTACAACTGTGTTGAAATAAATACTGAAATGATCACGTCTTTATTTTGCTCATTGTTGTGTGGACCACCTCCTCCTTTTGTAACGATCCTGTTTGAAGGACTGGGTTCGATTGGACTCATTTGGCAGACCCGAAGACAGACAAATGTTTTCAAGTCCTGGATTATTTTCCCATCAGGCCCTCCAAGCTAATAGCAAAAGGATGCCGCTCGCTGGGAGGGGATTAGAGGAAATGGCTTAATTCAAAGCAAGCGGGCGCCTAAGTCATGCAGCAAACCAAAAAGACGGCCGTGAGCTATTCAAAAGAGATTGGAAGaggataaatgattttttttttttaatagttgttTTGCTTGCATAGTGGTCAGGCTCACTCCTATTTACTGTACAACATTGTGGGTTTGTTTGTTATGTGAAGTCTCTAGGAATAAATTCCCAGTGTTAAAGAGGCTAGTCTCAGGGAAACCACTTCCTTTACAACAGGATGTATTGAGAAAAAACATTCCAGTTTATTTATTGTACCACCAGTTATCTTTTGTTTTCGGAACTCAGTCTTACGGGGACGTTCACTATTTATCCAAAATAACCCCTGGGTGACTGTGACCCCCCCATAGTATCTGATCCATGTTCCCGCCATATGGTTCCATTTAAtacgaggtgtgtcagaagttCCAGGAACTGTGCCAgaaacaatatatttaaaatccaAACTCCAACTTTTTCCCTTTGAAGTTCatcggtgccttgagatacaagtgacccgaCTTGCAAGGTTTTCGAGATGCGATCAGTCATTGAGCTGATTTTTAAGCCAGACTTAAAAGCAAAAAATTTATATAAAGACAGCTTTGCGGTGGTCGTGATCTCGGTTCGCTTGACAACAAGCATCAGTTTGGCACGTGTGTAAACACTTGCTCCATAAAGTTTATTGCCACTCTCAGTTGAGGTTCACTCTCAAAGAATAGACAAAACAAGAATTAcacatattatattattataacatttaaaacaactaCACAATTAACCTTTCACTCTACTATCTTAATGCCAAATAGCATCTGTGTGTCTGTGCCATAACCCTTTAAGGtatggattaaaaacaaacaacgagGCAGCAGTTGTAGACAGACAAAAGTAACAAGATATGTtcactttcaaatgttttttcctatccaaagaacaactaatattagTGCTATACTAATGAGCTGAGAGGAGTCAACATATCTCTATTAACAGTATAACGTAATGTCTGCCTTATACTGCCCTCGGGTGACTGTGGTGGCCACACCAGAAGTGCAAAGCCCAATGGCGAACTGACGTAgtgtgacgaaaaaaaaaagtgataaattCTCTTCAATTGAATTTAATGATAACATGACCGTATGTTTCTATGAAGTACAGTATCATGGAGTGCAAGtttcctcattaaaatacacattataCCATTACACCACATTATTTGGGTGGAGTtgttggaacggattaatgacgTTTTTATTGGTAGTGCTGCAATGTTTGGTTGTGTGGGTATTGGAACAGTCCTtctgcgtttgttttttttgttttgcagttgTATCTGTTCTACTAAAGTAGAGATTCTGAGTACTGTCGCCATCTCTGGCCGGCACGCGGTTGTCACCCGCTGGCTAATAAGCTCAGATGGCTCCGCACTACATTGACACAAGTCAAAATGACACTTGTGCATCCCATTAGCACCATATCGAGAATGACAGAAGGAGGGgccagctggggggggggggggtctccctCGAGGTTA of the Syngnathoides biaculeatus isolate LvHL_M chromosome 22, ASM1980259v1, whole genome shotgun sequence genome contains:
- the LOC133495221 gene encoding SH3 and multiple ankyrin repeat domains protein 1-like isoform X2 produces the protein MLGNNEHFYPGQDEKDGEDEEEEDEEQGRGSGKGEGGRGIENGGLDGPAEEEMTGGRQSWEGKVGDVAKPAAIVVGRQRADRPARSGNRGVTYASNQATLYHQTANKTQHHGTVANQHHAGLNATHKRRALMMERSMTTMTPMEETFLTMMVFRIGIPDIKQTRCVQFDQDCTVWNAKQQIICSLTETLWDVYNYGLFQPAGEGRDAKFLEEERTLREYSHSFEKGVPYLEFRYKTRVYKQTNLDEKALSKLCTKASLKKFMDYVHAVALEKMLKVLDKGLDPNFHDLESGETPLTVAAQMSLPVEGIRALVQGGAHLDFRSRDGLTAVHKAVRVHNHTGLLALLSLGSSPNYKDRSGLTPLYHTVLTGGDTSCCETLLYYRAKLGTRDENSWDESHQHRDEEEFGMEEIHKACQNGFAQHLEHLLFYGADASSQNASGNTPLHISALYNKESCVRVLLYRGANREAKNKHGQTPFQLAIMSGHFELGEIIKNHKDSDIVPFLESPKYVPKRKESAHTLPLPSLQSHPLLRANSDNTMTHSDPVVIPNKAATTPTPAQGHRRGSVGLRSSSSPRNRTRSPSRGRGGQSDTEERHRQPRGRQGVTPAGSGGGQMKRMYSAVPGRVYVATRAHSASGERQLSLNKGDRVKVLSVGEGGYWEGTAKGRTGWFPSDCVEEVAPVNKDNRPETRSGKSKRKLFRNVTVGAYDSTDGPSDYIIKEKTALLQKKDNEGFGFVLRGAKAQTPIEEFTPTPAFPALQYLESVDEGGVAWRAGLRMGDFLIEVNGQNVVKVGHRQVVNMIRQGGNSLMVKVVMVARNPELEDTARKKAPQQTKRLTPPAIALRSKSMTSELEDMDYDSSQGPDKKRTVYQMALNKLDEILAAAQHTITSDSQGQRGHGAKRDRSKSIVPNVSNEQTYELQSTVNPRPGFTYNQAHFQPAQHAVMMRQKSIGITEEERQYLHPPAMKLARSLSVPGPEEIPPPPNTSAPEPPLSAGPHLGRGPAMPIPPVSQDHFQLQSQLGHPNQSGWERGGGVNQQIMVSTLRRQSEGLCAREQDAPRRGGGKMGGLRRGYSSATPPTSAKPKTQQNAPHHSQVATREQSGGTGRGGARRGGRGALTKQSKVDDGLRQHRGKGGATKEKTSIPIPTIIIKAPSTSSSGRSSQGSSMEAEVPQDAEEHNSAQPSLESPNSTLPSPLTSTPPHLPTSTSLPQSTAAPLVSMKQNVENVDYSSTFGMTFGGGGARRERERFRDMRRKSASFFLSSEEDIQGEAGGGLGEGGEALNARIQPLQSSQMEIPTPRLRPSKSIDEGMFSGDNYVHYSSSMPPAFGLPEYSSPVPSQDGQPKSAPSVFGSQPATTFIHPLTGKVLDPSSPLGLALAARERALKDDRRTRREERHFGRQLSTAGAFTTPTQTPTPSLFASPTQSTYTSPVSLHLTSPTTTTSPASQSRPQSPRILRMGGGGEKMERDKDIGHREGLRVRFSEDRNSQFSSQSSSQNPRERQKEAHDHRPGPHVQPPPPPAQPAPCRPSFLQMESIPNTSYIPQYNVPTAPDAMGEAEAENLGMMVLPPPAPSIDIDEEFVFADPLPPPLQFANGKNERVKDYHQHYQHANQRSSAPLPPPLPSPKNPSVPQTSSQGGDSAASSLTSYDSEVATLTQSALSPSLPSPALPATNLHRPEPISHSQPYYANDPLVGRDATAHDRGTAALSTTMTYATTTMTASAAATTTTTSTASDYSTTVGGPKAGFSTGGRAANHIHHPTNVPKSGEWQDPVVDSGIEELDSHSSSDHHIEMLGLTGPRGERSGIGGNGACGEGRKVGAPQDPSSAYTGAQMFEVQNTKLANPAFPKMTHYKEGGGRVLPVALRRQNSTNPAPLQLHRQNIPDNIRIDVALPDERRLVQNRPKMEDDFSATLAACLDRPIDTRSTGWGEVREHEQLQRADVVLDARRLHSPLSGVKASIINELSSKLHQMSNMRSMDDWVHTPKSPTIDRYSADFSDAFHSPPTGRSTSPLPTSSPQHHQVLPSNLSAKPSVSPSPQVPGQRNWTRSPSPQMPPSPVHSHPPHSPTYCPYPTSPKHRSKMRRQTFDFQCSPTKEMRSSVSRRRAPSPLIYNSEQPNPAPPRPSSLPILPSTPVYSNPFEFPGPLTPPSPGLPLGDAYTAATPPLFSPSGVPSPNPLLVSRSLSPTHYLSGASSPLHLPPSPSCLNYPHLTPPPPAKPFAIKPLPYWTKYDVADWLAYLNLAEHIERFIDNEIDGSHLPSLTKDDFSDLGVTRVGHRMNIERALKKLTDRPLHATTSPRETD